A window from Chitinophaga filiformis encodes these proteins:
- a CDS encoding prephenate dehydratase: MRVAIQGFEGCFHQIAAEGYYGKGIEIECCASFPELVKKVVKQKEADAGVMAIENSIAGSILPNYTLLKNSGLHVIGEVYLHIRQHLMVLPGQTLEDIREVHSHHMALLQCTEFLEKYPHMKLVETEDTALSAKHVQQKKLKSTAAIAGKLAAEIYGLEIIAPNIHTIKNNYTRFLVISPNGVTPTPDANKASVYFQTSHERGSLAKVLTQVAQAGINLSKIQSFPMPAKEWNYYFHADFEFENLSHFEKSISKIEPLTEDIKVLGIYKKGNTH; encoded by the coding sequence ATGCGTGTCGCAATTCAGGGTTTTGAAGGATGTTTTCATCAGATAGCAGCAGAAGGATACTATGGCAAAGGTATAGAGATCGAATGTTGCGCATCCTTCCCGGAACTTGTTAAAAAGGTGGTTAAACAGAAAGAGGCAGATGCCGGTGTAATGGCCATTGAGAATTCCATTGCAGGAAGCATTCTTCCGAACTATACCTTGTTAAAGAATTCCGGACTCCATGTGATCGGTGAAGTATACCTTCATATCAGGCAACACCTGATGGTACTGCCCGGACAAACACTGGAAGATATACGTGAAGTACACTCCCATCATATGGCATTACTCCAGTGTACGGAGTTCCTGGAGAAATATCCTCATATGAAACTGGTGGAAACAGAAGATACAGCCCTTAGTGCAAAGCATGTACAGCAGAAGAAACTGAAAAGTACTGCCGCTATTGCCGGTAAACTGGCGGCAGAGATATACGGCCTGGAAATAATTGCACCGAATATCCACACTATCAAAAATAACTATACCCGCTTCCTGGTGATCTCTCCCAACGGAGTAACGCCAACGCCGGATGCCAATAAAGCATCAGTGTACTTCCAGACCTCACACGAGCGCGGAAGCCTGGCCAAGGTCCTGACACAGGTAGCACAGGCTGGCATCAACCTGAGTAAGATCCAGTCATTTCCGATGCCTGCCAAGGAGTGGAACTATTACTTCCATGCGGACTTCGAATTTGAGAACCTGAGCCATTTTGAAAAGAGCATCAGCAAAATAGAACCGCTCACCGAGGATATCAAGGTATTGGGTATTTACAAGAAAGGAAACACACATTAA
- a CDS encoding pyridoxal phosphate-dependent aminotransferase has protein sequence MNLQVAKRLQQTEEYYFSKKLREIDEMNKAGAKVINLGIGSPDLPPHPSVIATLHEYAQRPDTHAYQGYKGIPALRKAMADWYQRFYGVSLDPEKEVLPLIGSKEGIMHICMTYLQEGDEALVPNPGYPTYRSAVNLSGATVVDYDLEEKNGWLPDLDALAKRDLSKVKLMWVNYPHMPTGARFNEDFARKLVAFAQQHNILICHDNPYSFILNKQPQSILQTPGAREVVLELNSLSKSSNMAGWRVGMLVGKQEWINEVLRFKSNMDSGMFQPLQMAAVKALELGPEWYAELNGIYEGRRKKVFELLELLDCTFDKNQVGLFVWAKIPATAKDGFSLTDEILQKAQVFITPGGIFGSNGNGYIRVSLCKDEKVFEEVLDRIKTKFKQ, from the coding sequence ATGAACTTACAGGTAGCAAAAAGGCTGCAGCAAACGGAAGAATACTACTTCTCCAAAAAGCTCAGGGAAATAGATGAGATGAACAAGGCAGGCGCTAAGGTGATCAATCTTGGCATCGGTAGTCCGGATCTGCCTCCACACCCTTCCGTAATTGCCACACTGCATGAATATGCACAGCGGCCTGATACCCATGCCTACCAGGGTTATAAAGGTATTCCGGCGCTCCGCAAAGCAATGGCAGACTGGTACCAGCGCTTCTATGGCGTGTCACTGGACCCTGAAAAGGAAGTGCTGCCTCTGATAGGTTCCAAAGAAGGTATTATGCACATTTGCATGACCTACCTGCAGGAAGGAGATGAGGCCCTCGTACCTAATCCTGGTTATCCTACTTACCGTTCTGCAGTGAACCTGAGTGGTGCTACCGTGGTAGACTATGACCTGGAGGAAAAGAACGGATGGCTGCCCGACCTGGATGCACTCGCCAAACGCGACCTGAGTAAAGTGAAACTGATGTGGGTGAACTATCCGCATATGCCTACCGGGGCCCGCTTCAATGAAGATTTTGCCCGTAAACTGGTGGCCTTTGCACAACAGCATAATATCTTAATTTGTCACGATAACCCATATAGCTTCATCCTGAACAAGCAGCCGCAAAGCATCTTACAGACGCCCGGCGCCAGGGAAGTGGTACTGGAGCTGAACTCTCTCAGCAAATCATCCAACATGGCCGGCTGGCGTGTTGGAATGCTGGTAGGCAAGCAGGAATGGATCAACGAAGTGCTGCGCTTCAAGAGCAATATGGACTCCGGTATGTTCCAGCCGCTCCAGATGGCCGCAGTAAAAGCACTGGAACTGGGTCCCGAGTGGTATGCCGAACTGAATGGCATTTATGAAGGCCGCCGTAAGAAAGTATTTGAATTACTGGAACTGCTGGACTGCACGTTCGATAAGAACCAGGTAGGATTGTTCGTATGGGCGAAGATACCAGCTACTGCAAAAGACGGCTTCTCGCTCACAGACGAGATCCTGCAGAAGGCGCAGGTCTTCATCACTCCCGGCGGCATCTTCGGCAGCAATGGCAACGGTTATATAAGGGTGAGCCTCTGTAAGGATGAAAAGGTATTTGAAGAAGTGCTGGATAGGATAAAAACAAAATTTAAGCAATAA
- a CDS encoding chorismate mutase, translating into MEQILAKTKFSDPASDKKPLIISGPCSAETEEQVLDTALRLAKTGKVDVLRAGIWKPRTRPGSFEGIGVTGLPWLQKAKELTGLPLAVEVATAKQVEEALQHGVDILWIGARTTVNPFSVQEVADALKGVDTTVLIKNPINPDLELWIGAVERVRNSGITKVGLIHRGFSSYGNTEYRNAPMWHLPIEMKRRMPELPMICDPSHISGRRDILQEVAQEAVDLDYDGLMLESHIDPDKAWSDAKQQITPERLAEILDGITWRHERTDKKEFNSALDKLRGQINQIDDEIMLLLGNRMKIAEKIGIYKKENNVTILQTNRWNEILQRGISKGEKLGLTKDFILKYFDAVHLESINRQNRVMNEDK; encoded by the coding sequence ATGGAACAGATTCTCGCTAAAACAAAATTCTCCGATCCGGCTTCTGACAAGAAACCGTTGATCATTTCCGGTCCCTGCAGTGCAGAAACCGAAGAACAGGTATTGGACACAGCCCTGAGACTGGCTAAAACCGGTAAAGTAGATGTACTCCGCGCTGGTATCTGGAAGCCACGTACCCGTCCGGGGTCTTTTGAAGGTATTGGCGTAACCGGTTTACCATGGTTACAGAAAGCTAAGGAACTGACCGGTCTTCCGCTGGCAGTGGAAGTTGCTACCGCCAAGCAGGTGGAAGAAGCGCTGCAGCATGGTGTGGACATCCTCTGGATCGGAGCCCGTACTACAGTGAATCCATTCTCCGTACAGGAAGTAGCTGATGCGCTGAAAGGTGTGGATACAACTGTATTGATCAAGAACCCGATCAACCCTGACCTGGAACTGTGGATCGGCGCTGTAGAGCGTGTGCGTAACTCCGGCATCACCAAGGTAGGTCTGATCCATCGTGGATTCTCCAGCTATGGCAATACTGAATACCGTAATGCGCCAATGTGGCACCTGCCTATCGAAATGAAGCGCCGTATGCCTGAACTGCCTATGATCTGCGATCCAAGCCATATCAGCGGCCGCCGCGATATCCTGCAGGAAGTTGCACAGGAAGCAGTTGACCTGGATTACGATGGTCTGATGCTGGAATCTCATATCGATCCTGATAAAGCATGGAGCGATGCGAAACAACAGATTACTCCGGAAAGACTGGCCGAAATTTTGGATGGTATCACCTGGCGTCATGAGCGCACAGACAAGAAAGAATTCAACTCTGCGCTGGATAAACTCCGTGGACAGATCAACCAGATCGATGATGAGATCATGCTGCTGCTGGGCAACCGTATGAAGATCGCCGAGAAGATCGGTATCTACAAGAAAGAGAACAACGTGACCATCCTGCAGACCAATCGCTGGAACGAGATCCTGCAACGCGGTATCTCCAAAGGTGAGAAACTGGGCCTGACAAAAGATTTCATCCTGAAATACTTTGATGCAGTACACCTGGAATCCATCAACAGGCAGAACAGAGTGATGAACGAAGACAAATAG
- a CDS encoding RNA polymerase sigma factor, producing the protein MKHNQNIERDRELLLGLTRNDDRALATIYTENYPSILRMVLQYNGSEDDAKDLFQEAMIILYEKAQKGEFDLYSKLKTFLYAVCRHLWLKKLQTGSWQLALPDELEEVLPAAETSTVAEHEEKDQQFRVMEKTMGNMGEPCKTILEDYYIRKLSMQDIAEKFGYTNSENAKNQKYKCLMRLKKLFFEQYKS; encoded by the coding sequence GTGAAGCATAATCAGAACATAGAACGGGATCGGGAATTACTGCTGGGATTAACCAGGAATGACGACAGGGCGCTGGCGACCATCTATACGGAGAATTATCCTTCTATATTAAGAATGGTCTTACAGTATAATGGGTCTGAAGATGATGCAAAAGATCTTTTCCAGGAAGCCATGATCATATTGTACGAGAAAGCGCAGAAAGGGGAATTCGATCTGTACAGCAAGTTGAAAACTTTTCTCTACGCGGTATGCCGTCATCTGTGGCTAAAGAAATTGCAGACAGGTAGCTGGCAACTGGCTCTTCCTGATGAACTGGAAGAAGTATTGCCGGCGGCAGAAACCAGTACAGTGGCGGAGCATGAGGAAAAAGACCAGCAGTTCAGGGTGATGGAAAAGACAATGGGGAATATGGGAGAGCCTTGTAAAACGATCCTGGAAGACTATTATATCAGGAAACTGTCTATGCAGGACATTGCTGAGAAATTTGGATACACCAACTCAGAAAATGCCAAAAACCAGAAGTACAAGTGCCTGATGCGATTGAAGAAACTATTTTTTGAACAATATAAATCTTAG
- a CDS encoding prephenate dehydrogenase: MIATIVGTGLIGGSLAISLKEKGVANWIIGVDQNPDNLQKAQELKIIDEGATLQDAMQRSQLIILAIPVDALLQIMPAVLDKAGPEHVIMDVGSTKQKILQLVAGHPNRGRFVAAHPMAGTEYSGPEAAIKNLFTQKTMVLCDVKNSDEDALEIIENMVDKLQMRLVYMNAEEHDLHTAYVSHISHITSFALALTVLEKEKEQGRIFELASGGFESTVRLAKSSPDMWVPIFKHNRHNVLDVLEEHIHQLQQMKQLLEKEDYETFYKLIQKSNKIRKILK; encoded by the coding sequence ATGATCGCAACTATAGTAGGAACAGGATTAATAGGTGGATCGCTGGCCATCAGCCTTAAGGAAAAGGGCGTGGCCAACTGGATAATAGGTGTGGACCAGAACCCGGACAACCTGCAGAAAGCGCAGGAACTGAAGATCATTGACGAAGGCGCTACCCTGCAGGATGCCATGCAACGTTCACAGCTCATCATACTGGCCATCCCCGTAGATGCACTGCTGCAGATCATGCCCGCCGTATTGGATAAAGCAGGACCTGAACATGTGATCATGGACGTAGGTTCTACAAAACAAAAGATACTACAACTCGTTGCCGGTCATCCCAACAGAGGACGCTTTGTAGCGGCTCACCCGATGGCCGGCACGGAGTACTCCGGGCCCGAAGCAGCTATAAAGAACCTCTTCACACAAAAGACCATGGTGTTGTGCGATGTGAAGAACAGTGATGAAGATGCCCTGGAGATCATTGAAAATATGGTAGACAAACTGCAGATGCGTCTCGTATATATGAATGCGGAAGAACATGACCTGCACACAGCCTACGTATCCCATATCTCGCATATCACCTCTTTCGCCCTGGCGCTGACAGTACTGGAGAAAGAAAAAGAGCAGGGACGCATATTTGAACTGGCCAGCGGTGGTTTTGAATCTACCGTGAGGCTGGCGAAAAGCTCTCCTGATATGTGGGTGCCTATCTTTAAGCATAACCGCCATAATGTGCTGGACGTACTGGAGGAACATATTCACCAGTTGCAGCAGATGAAGCAGCTGCTGGAGAAAGAAGACTACGAAACATTCTATAAACTGATCCAGAAATCAAATAAGATCAGGAAAATATTAAAGTAA
- the aroB gene encoding 3-dehydroquinate synthase: protein MRTLSYQFQHSNTKYYLGESLLQLGNYADPSRAVLVVDENVDKHHGHKLPGWRKLVIPDGEENKSGEVLEQIINGLIELEADRKTMLIGIGGGMTTDLTGYAASIYMRGMPVGFVPTTLLAQVDASIGGKNGINHGKHKNMLGTIRQPEFILFDYSLPLTMPAEEWHNGFAEIIKYACILDASLFTYLEDNRDKAMQRDVAILEYLVERSVELKTQVVLEDEFETGSRRWLNFGHTLGHAVEKIENIAHGKAVAIGMVAAAKISEKLKGLPVEQTNRLIRLINDYQLPVTLTSNKEEVFNIFKLDKKREKDAIHFVLLEEIGKATTQPVPITTLKQMLDEL from the coding sequence ATGAGAACGTTATCTTACCAGTTCCAGCATAGTAATACAAAATATTATCTGGGAGAAAGCCTCTTACAGCTGGGCAATTATGCTGATCCCTCCAGGGCCGTACTGGTGGTGGATGAGAATGTGGATAAACACCACGGGCATAAATTGCCGGGCTGGAGAAAGCTGGTGATTCCCGATGGAGAAGAGAACAAAAGCGGTGAAGTCCTTGAGCAGATCATCAATGGCCTGATCGAACTGGAGGCAGACCGTAAGACCATGCTGATAGGCATTGGCGGCGGTATGACCACCGACCTGACCGGTTATGCTGCCAGCATTTACATGCGGGGCATGCCTGTGGGATTTGTTCCAACTACTTTGCTGGCACAGGTGGATGCGTCGATCGGTGGCAAGAACGGTATCAACCATGGTAAACATAAGAACATGCTGGGTACCATCCGTCAGCCGGAGTTCATCCTGTTCGATTATTCGTTGCCGCTGACAATGCCGGCAGAGGAATGGCACAACGGCTTTGCGGAAATCATCAAATATGCATGCATTCTGGATGCCAGCCTGTTCACCTACCTGGAAGATAACCGTGATAAAGCTATGCAGCGCGATGTGGCCATATTGGAATACCTGGTGGAACGTTCTGTGGAACTGAAGACCCAGGTAGTGCTGGAAGATGAATTTGAAACCGGTTCCCGGCGTTGGCTGAACTTCGGTCATACGCTTGGGCATGCGGTGGAAAAAATAGAGAACATCGCGCATGGTAAAGCTGTTGCTATAGGTATGGTAGCAGCGGCCAAGATCTCGGAAAAGCTGAAAGGATTGCCTGTGGAACAGACCAACAGGCTGATCCGCCTCATTAACGATTACCAGTTGCCGGTTACGCTGACCTCCAACAAGGAAGAAGTGTTCAACATCTTCAAGCTGGACAAGAAGCGGGAGAAAGATGCGATTCACTTTGTGCTGCTTGAAGAAATAGGCAAGGCTACCACGCAGCCTGTTCCTATTACAACATTGAAGCAGATGCTGGATGAACTATAA
- a CDS encoding serine protease gives MNDFTLIRDIERYLEGEMSEQEKTAFEALRQSNPAVNEQVLAHQLLIQQLEQYGQRVAFQEKMDKIHAAMATDHVFSPSPAPTQTKVFTISKRLVTNMAAAACIALVTSLSTIALMQNANRQKTTAQYEDVRRVLNNIQRSQNALINDMNNKKKAPANPGTYGGTGFAISNNGYVVTNYHVIAGADSIYIQNTKGEAFKAASVFEDISSDLAILKITDSTFKGQPLPYTLKPQHALRGEAVFTLGYPRDEIVYGEGYISAQTGFNGDSAAYQVSIPVNPGNSGAPLMDSKGDVVGIVTGKQTTSDGIAFAVKSAHLKRLLEEMPKDKLPKKEWNHKNRLGGLSRVDQVKKLEDFVYMVKVYN, from the coding sequence ATGAACGACTTTACATTAATACGTGATATTGAACGCTACCTGGAGGGCGAAATGAGTGAGCAGGAAAAAACTGCTTTCGAAGCGCTGCGCCAGTCCAACCCAGCGGTCAATGAGCAGGTGCTGGCACATCAGCTGCTCATTCAACAGCTGGAACAATACGGACAGAGGGTAGCATTCCAGGAAAAGATGGATAAGATCCATGCTGCCATGGCTACTGATCACGTCTTCTCCCCATCGCCGGCCCCAACACAAACGAAAGTATTTACCATCAGCAAAAGGCTGGTAACCAATATGGCGGCAGCGGCCTGCATAGCCCTGGTCACTTCCCTGTCTACCATAGCACTCATGCAGAATGCTAACAGACAGAAAACCACCGCCCAATATGAGGATGTAAGACGTGTGCTGAACAATATCCAGCGCTCCCAGAACGCCCTCATCAACGACATGAACAATAAAAAGAAAGCACCCGCCAACCCCGGCACTTATGGTGGTACCGGATTTGCTATCTCCAACAACGGCTATGTGGTGACAAATTACCATGTAATAGCGGGTGCAGATTCAATTTATATCCAGAATACGAAAGGTGAAGCATTTAAAGCAGCTAGTGTATTTGAGGACATCTCCAGCGATCTGGCTATCCTCAAGATCACCGACAGCACTTTTAAAGGCCAGCCACTCCCCTACACCCTGAAGCCGCAGCATGCGCTACGTGGTGAAGCAGTTTTCACCCTGGGTTATCCACGGGATGAGATTGTTTACGGTGAGGGCTACATCAGCGCGCAGACCGGCTTTAATGGCGACAGCGCTGCCTACCAGGTGTCCATCCCGGTTAATCCCGGGAACAGCGGAGCTCCCCTGATGGATAGCAAAGGTGATGTGGTAGGTATCGTAACCGGCAAACAAACGACTTCCGATGGTATTGCTTTTGCAGTTAAATCAGCGCACCTGAAACGACTGCTGGAAGAAATGCCGAAAGATAAACTGCCTAAAAAAGAATGGAATCATAAGAACAGACTGGGAGGGTTAAGCCGTGTGGATCAGGTGAAGAAGCTGGAAGACTTCGTTTATATGGTGAAAGTTTATAACTAA